From the Deltaproteobacteria bacterium genome, the window TTTTTGTCGATATGACTTTCTGACAACGAACAGCACGCCCATCAAGAACATGGCCCCGGCCCAGCTGATGATGGCGCCCCGGGACGCTGAAAAGATCAACCCGATCCCCATAACCACCCCGGCAAACCCCACCAGAATCCTTTTGGATAGAGACTCCTGGCCTTCCAGAAAGGAAGCGAATCTCGAAGCGGGACGTTGCTTCTTCTCGGTGTTCCCCTGGTTGGGGCGCTTCATCGGCGCAAGGGCCCCCGCAAAGGCAGCCGCGAGAATCACCCCCATGGCCATGAACCCGGCAAAGTGATTGCCGTTGATGTAAGTGCCTTTGAGGCGCTCTTTGGCATAATCCATTCGGTACCACAACACATGGTGCGATCCGGAATAGGTTTCCATCAACGCGTATAAGGCCTCGAAACACCCCATTGCCAGGAGAAGCGACACCGCCACATTGATCCGCCGGCGCGATTGAAGGGTCTGGAAAAGCCCGAAGAAAAAGAACCCGTACACCACAAACCGGACAATGCTCATTCGAACCGGATACACGTAGGGCGCCAGGGAAAACCAGGTGCCGTTCACCAGGCCGTCTGCCAGGGTTTCCGCGGTCGGCAGCGATTTCCGGGCCACGACCGCCGCCTCAGGGGATAAAAGCGTTAGGACCGGATCGGGCATTGGCAGGGTTTGGAAAATAAGGAACGTCAGCAGCGCAACAAACCCCACATGCAGGCTGTTTCGAGGCAGCCGCAATCGGTACTCATTGCTCTGGTAGTCCTTTCGAATGCCCTTTAAAAGAAGGAGGGTCGCTGCCGTCAGGACCCCCAGCGACATGAGGGTGTACATATACGTGTGCACCGCACCGAACATGAGGATGCACAGGAGGAGGATGATCAGGTAGATGATATAAGCGGCTTTCTCCATTTTTCCATCCCTAAGCGCTCTGCGCCCTGCGCCTTCCGGTCTGTAAGGCCATGATTCCCGCCGCGACCCCGGAGAGTACACCGAATGTGTTCGCAACAATATCCAGAGGATTGAACGTTCGATAGGGGAGATAATACTGAAACCACTCAACGGCCGCGCCAAAGACAAGCACCAGCAACACCAGCGACGCCCTTTTCCACAGGGGGAGGCCTTTACCCGCGCCGATCGCCAGCACGGCCATAAATGCAAAGCCCAGGAAATGGACAATCTTGTCAAGCCCCATGGAAAACACCACGACTGTCCGGGCGTCGCGGCCGTAGGGAATGACCGCGACAATGGCGATCAACACACAACAAACCAACAGCCCCCGTCCGCACCAGGCATTAGAATTCTCGCGCAACCGCGTCATTTTTACAGAAGATAACAAAGAAATGAAAGGATCAGTTTTTACAGAAAGGCAAAAGGCAAGAAAGTTTGTTTAGACAAGATTTACGGGATTTTCAGGATGTTTTTGTTTGAATGTTGAATTTCCAGAAGAAATTCAACATGGCAAATCGCTTCGCGAGAAAGCCATATCCGGTTAATCCTGTTGATCCTGTCTAATGATTTGTTTTAGCCCTTCTTCGTCTTTTGTGTATGCCTTTCCGCAGGTCAGGCATTCGAGATCGTCCGCCAGCCGTTCCCCGCACCGGCACATCCATCCGACCCTTCTTGCCGGATTTCCCAGCATCAGGGCGTGATCCGGCACATTCCGGGTCACTACGGCCCCGGCGCCCACAAAGCCGTACTCACCAACGGTCGTCCCGCACACCACCGTGCAGTTGGCCCCCAGGGTCGCCCCATGCCTTACCAGGGTGGGCCGCACCTGATCCATCTTCCGGATCTCGGCCCTCGGATTGTAGATATTGGTAAACACCATGCTGGGCCCGCAAAACACCCCATCCTCCAGGGTCACGCCCTTATAGACGCTCACATTGTTCTGGATCTTGCATCCCTTCCCGATCCCCACATCCGGCCCGATCACCACATTCTGCCCGATATTGCACCCCTCCCCAATCCTGCAATTTCCCAGCACATGCGAAAAATGCCAGATCTTGGTTCCGTTGCCTATCTCACACCCATCGTCAATAATTGCCGTTGGATGTACAAATGCGCCGGCAGGCACAGTTGGAGGTATGATGTTGGAGGCGGATTCCACTCCTCTGATCTCCGTCTTCCGACCTCCGACCTCTATCCTTTCCCCTTCCCCATCCAGCGACCGCTGCGCGGCATTCAGCACCCGCAGCACCCGAAGGCCTTCTGCGCCATCCGTACTGGGCTGGCACCCATTTTTTATACACGCCAGAAAATGCTCGCACTCCCGTCGCAACGGCTCGGCCTTCGGGATCTCGACGCGATCAGGGTCCCCTTTGACCGGAACGGGCATATTCTGCTGCCACCGGATCTCATGAGGGTACAACAGGAGCTTGTCTTCCCAGGCCCGGGTATCGTCAAAGACCGCCATCTTTTTGTCGCCCACGACCACCAGTTGCTGGACCTTGAAGGGGTGAAGCCAGGATACAAAGATATGGGCGCGGAGTCCGGAAGGGAATTCCAGGTGTGTGGTGGTGACATCCGCGATCCTCTTGTGCAGGTAGTTGCCCCCTGTGGCCATGACTGCTTCCGGCTCCTCTCCCGCCAGGCCCAGGATCATGGAAATATCGTGGGGCGCAAACGACCAGAGGATATTCTCCTCCCGCCGGATCTTCCCCAGGTTCAACCGATGGGAATATATATAGTTGATCCGCCCCAGGTCCCCATTTTTCGCAAGGTCCTTCAGGCATTCAAAGACCGGATGGTACTGGAGCAGGTGGCCAACCATGAGGGTGCGCCGGTGCTCTTCTGCCAGCCGAATCAGTTCGTGGCCCTCCTCTTCGTTCAGCACCAGCGGCTTTTCCACATACACATGCTTCCCTGCCAGCACGGCCTCCCGGGCCAGCCGGTAGTGGGTCTCGGCCGGCGTTGCAAAGACCACCCCATCGACATCCCCCCTCCCCAGGACCTCATGAAAGGCCAGGCACACTTCCACACCTTCATACTGGGCTTGAAATCCTGCCAGGACCTCCTCGTTCTTATCGCATATCAACCGCAGCTTCCCCAACTCCCAATAATTCCGCACCAGGTTCTTTCCCCAGTACCCGGACCCGATCACCGCAATGCCGGTTCCTTTAGACATTGTTGCTCCTTTCCCCAAAAAGTCATCCGTTCATCCATTCATCCCCCACTCACCTGCTCCTCGCCCCCTTCACCACAATATTCCACACCGCCCGCCCAAAGTAGCTCACCTGCGTCCTTGCCGGCCTTCTCAAGTACGCCTCCACGTAGCGTTTCTCCGACGCGCAGATCTCTTCAAAGGTCTCAGGCATGTCCGCATAAAAGGGGGGCACCAGCCCCGGCTTCACATGCATTCTCAAGGCCCGGATCTCCTTAGGGTAGAGGCTCAGGTAATGGTAGCTCAAGGGCCTGACCCCGAACAACTGCAAGTCCCCTTTGAGCCAGTTGTACAGCATGGGGAGTTCATCCAGCCACAGCCTCCGCATCACCTTTCCCCAAGGGGTTATTCGAAAATCATTGTCCAGTTTCCCCCCCTTCTTAAGGCCCTGGATGCGATACACGTAATCCTGCAGGAACTCGGAATAGGGGTGCATGGTCCTGAACTTATAAATGGACAGCACCTCCCCTCTGGTGCCCACGCGCTTCAGCGACACGAACGGCCCGTAGGTAGGATCCGTGTTCAACGATGGGGTCAGCAGCTTCCGGCCGACAAAGTAGAGACGATGACCGATCTCCCTTTCCGCCACGATGTGAAACCCGCAGAAGGAAAGCCGGCCCAGAATCTCGGACCTGGAGATCCGGCGGGACCTTCCTTTGGTCAAGAAAAAGTAGACCTTTTTAACCCGGGGAAGCTTGGGGATCACCCTGTGAATCAGAAAATCCACTGCATAGATACCATGGGCCATGATTCGCGGATATTTCTGGAACATCCACTCCCGGTGGGTCTGGATGGTGTGGACCTTCCCCACAAAGTGACCCCCGGCCGCCAGCATGTTATGGGCCTCCAGAAAATACCGGTTGATGTTGCGAATATCGTTCACCTCGTGGAGATTGATGAAAAGTCTCACCGGCCGCGCGTCCATGGCATCCAGGTGGAGGATCTCCACGCTG encodes:
- a CDS encoding VanZ family protein; amino-acid sequence: MLIAIVAVIPYGRDARTVVVFSMGLDKIVHFLGFAFMAVLAIGAGKGLPLWKRASLVLLVLVFGAAVEWFQYYLPYRTFNPLDIVANTFGVLSGVAAGIMALQTGRRRAQSA
- a CDS encoding Gfo/Idh/MocA family oxidoreductase, translating into MSKGTGIAVIGSGYWGKNLVRNYWELGKLRLICDKNEEVLAGFQAQYEGVEVCLAFHEVLGRGDVDGVVFATPAETHYRLAREAVLAGKHVYVEKPLVLNEEEGHELIRLAEEHRRTLMVGHLLQYHPVFECLKDLAKNGDLGRINYIYSHRLNLGKIRREENILWSFAPHDISMILGLAGEEPEAVMATGGNYLHKRIADVTTTHLEFPSGLRAHIFVSWLHPFKVQQLVVVGDKKMAVFDDTRAWEDKLLLYPHEIRWQQNMPVPVKGDPDRVEIPKAEPLRRECEHFLACIKNGCQPSTDGAEGLRVLRVLNAAQRSLDGEGERIEVGGRKTEIRGVESASNIIPPTVPAGAFVHPTAIIDDGCEIGNGTKIWHFSHVLGNCRIGEGCNIGQNVVIGPDVGIGKGCKIQNNVSVYKGVTLEDGVFCGPSMVFTNIYNPRAEIRKMDQVRPTLVRHGATLGANCTVVCGTTVGEYGFVGAGAVVTRNVPDHALMLGNPARRVGWMCRCGERLADDLECLTCGKAYTKDEEGLKQIIRQDQQD